One Paenisporosarcina sp. FSL H8-0542 genomic region harbors:
- a CDS encoding amino acid ABC transporter permease yields the protein MNEIEWGLLFDPQLALDSFPYVLSGIWYTLLIAIVSMVVGLIIGFFIALARTSNLLFLQWPARLYISFMRGVPILVILFLLYFGFPVIGVEFTAMQAALIGFSLNSAAYMAEILRSSLSSVDIGQWESSKALGLTYWQSMRRIILPQSVRIAVPPLSNVLMDLIKASSLAAMITVPEMFQKARSVGAREYDLLTLLILVALMYWAICSVMTVLQNYLEKRYAKYL from the coding sequence ATGAATGAAATTGAATGGGGACTTCTATTTGATCCTCAATTAGCTCTTGATTCTTTCCCCTACGTTCTTAGTGGCATTTGGTATACGCTTCTCATCGCAATTGTCAGTATGGTAGTCGGACTGATTATCGGATTTTTCATTGCTCTGGCAAGAACATCAAATCTTCTGTTCTTACAATGGCCAGCGAGATTGTACATTTCATTTATGAGAGGCGTTCCAATTCTGGTCATACTGTTCTTGTTATACTTTGGGTTTCCAGTCATCGGAGTTGAATTTACTGCGATGCAGGCTGCGCTGATTGGATTCAGTTTGAATAGCGCGGCATACATGGCTGAAATTCTTAGATCTTCACTATCTTCCGTTGATATTGGACAATGGGAATCTTCCAAAGCTCTTGGACTTACGTATTGGCAGTCCATGAGAAGAATTATTCTCCCACAATCCGTAAGAATCGCCGTACCTCCACTATCCAATGTATTAATGGATTTAATCAAAGCCTCTTCATTGGCAGCAATGATTACGGTGCCAGAAATGTTTCAAAAAGCACGAAGCGTTGGGGCAAGGGAATATGATTTATTAACCCTACTCATCCTTGTAGCTCTTATGTACTGGGCGATTTGTTCAGTCATGACTGTTCTACAGAACTATTTGGAAAAACGTTATGCGAAATATCTTTGA
- a CDS encoding VLRF1 family aeRF1-type release factor, producing the protein MGLSKEIQDLKDHRSGDRNVLSVYLNTNPGDPDQLNGAWKIHLKNGLKEIDKSLNASEKDNELKYFKETKKKVMDEIEQNKDDLHKGAVIFASENPPLWSVHYVQVPVKSGFHWEDRPVVEQFEYMYKAYPEAGIILPSFGEVRVLDTSMGFVKEDMVYIFDPKLEFWGQDKDMDPTGPHKIGGSKVDFIESRLKENLHRFYKGMAANVKQLKKERGWKEVHVIGETELAIAFAETLSEKPNSCIYKNLNNSKPHIIINQVLEK; encoded by the coding sequence ATGGGATTGAGCAAAGAAATCCAGGATTTAAAGGACCATCGTAGCGGTGATCGTAATGTATTGAGTGTTTATTTGAATACAAATCCAGGCGATCCTGACCAATTAAATGGAGCATGGAAAATACATTTGAAAAATGGCTTAAAAGAAATTGATAAGAGTCTAAATGCTTCTGAAAAAGATAATGAGCTTAAGTACTTTAAGGAAACCAAGAAAAAAGTGATGGATGAAATTGAACAAAACAAAGATGATTTGCACAAAGGGGCTGTTATATTTGCCTCGGAAAATCCACCTTTATGGTCCGTTCATTATGTTCAAGTGCCAGTAAAATCAGGTTTCCATTGGGAAGATCGTCCTGTGGTTGAACAATTTGAATATATGTACAAAGCATATCCAGAAGCGGGAATAATTTTGCCGAGTTTCGGTGAAGTCCGTGTTTTGGATACTTCGATGGGATTTGTTAAAGAAGATATGGTATATATTTTCGACCCGAAACTTGAATTTTGGGGTCAGGATAAAGACATGGATCCAACTGGACCTCATAAAATTGGGGGCAGTAAAGTTGATTTTATCGAGTCCCGACTAAAAGAAAATTTGCACAGATTTTATAAAGGAATGGCAGCAAATGTTAAACAATTGAAGAAAGAACGAGGCTGGAAAGAAGTCCATGTTATTGGTGAAACGGAATTGGCGATTGCGTTCGCAGAAACCTTAAGTGAAAAACCGAACAGCTGTATCTATAAAAACTTGAATAACAGCAAACCACATATAATCATTAACCAAGTTTTGGAGAAATAA
- a CDS encoding carboxypeptidase M32, which produces METTERFIDYVKKMQAYTEVIGLMYWDLRTGAPKKGVNQRSEVIGTMSSELFAMQTSDELAGMLEELENNLESLDPITKQTYKKVKKEYDMNKKIPADEYKAFVILTSKSESAWEEAKDKSDFKMFYPYLKEIVETTKRFVTYWGVKDNNPYNTLLDEYEPGMTTEILDEVFGELRNRIVPLAKKIADSQNQPKTDFLFKTFPKDKQKQFSLDVLKQLGYDFEAGRLDETVHPFATGLNRGDVRITTKYDENDFRSAVFGTIHECGHALYEQNFSEDLEGLPLASGTSMGIHESQSLFYENFVGRNEKFWEHNYETLQSYAPEQFGHIAVEDFLAAINESKSSLIRIEADELTYPLHIMIRYEIEKGLFNGDMKVEDLPQIWNDKYEEYLGVKPSNDGEGILQDVHWAGGAFGYFPSYALGYMYASQLKAAMLKDLPNFDELCANGDLEPVKNWLTDKVHRHGSMKKPLEILTEATGEGLNATYLAEYLEEKYSRLYKLNS; this is translated from the coding sequence ATGGAAACGACAGAGAGATTTATAGACTATGTTAAAAAAATGCAGGCCTACACGGAAGTAATTGGTCTGATGTATTGGGATTTACGTACTGGTGCTCCGAAAAAAGGAGTCAATCAACGTTCCGAAGTGATAGGGACAATGTCATCAGAATTATTTGCAATGCAAACATCTGATGAACTGGCGGGCATGCTTGAAGAACTTGAAAATAATTTAGAATCACTGGATCCAATTACAAAACAAACGTACAAAAAAGTAAAAAAAGAATATGATATGAACAAAAAAATTCCTGCTGATGAATACAAAGCATTTGTAATTTTGACTTCGAAATCTGAATCCGCATGGGAAGAAGCAAAAGACAAATCGGACTTTAAGATGTTCTATCCGTATTTAAAAGAAATCGTAGAAACGACAAAAAGATTCGTTACTTATTGGGGTGTAAAGGATAACAATCCTTACAATACGCTCCTTGATGAATATGAACCAGGAATGACAACTGAAATATTGGATGAAGTATTTGGCGAATTAAGAAACCGAATCGTGCCATTGGCGAAAAAGATCGCAGATTCTCAAAATCAACCAAAAACTGATTTCTTATTCAAGACGTTCCCAAAAGATAAACAAAAACAATTCAGCTTGGATGTTTTAAAGCAGCTAGGTTATGATTTCGAAGCGGGACGCTTGGATGAAACGGTCCATCCTTTTGCTACTGGTTTGAATCGTGGAGATGTCCGCATTACCACAAAATATGATGAGAATGATTTCCGTTCAGCGGTATTTGGAACGATTCATGAATGTGGCCATGCACTATATGAACAAAATTTCTCAGAGGATCTCGAAGGTCTCCCATTAGCAAGTGGCACATCTATGGGTATTCATGAATCCCAATCCTTGTTTTACGAGAATTTTGTCGGGCGTAATGAAAAGTTCTGGGAGCATAATTATGAAACACTTCAGTCCTATGCTCCGGAACAGTTTGGTCATATTGCAGTTGAAGATTTCCTGGCAGCAATCAATGAATCAAAATCTTCGCTTATTCGAATTGAAGCGGATGAGTTAACATATCCATTGCATATCATGATTCGTTATGAAATTGAAAAAGGTCTCTTCAATGGAGACATGAAAGTAGAAGATCTGCCTCAAATCTGGAACGATAAATATGAAGAGTATTTGGGGGTTAAACCTTCCAATGATGGAGAAGGAATTTTGCAGGATGTGCACTGGGCCGGAGGGGCCTTCGGTTATTTCCCATCTTACGCACTCGGCTATATGTATGCATCTCAATTAAAAGCAGCGATGTTGAAAGATTTGCCTAACTTCGATGAATTATGTGCTAATGGTGATTTGGAACCAGTAAAAAACTGGCTGACAGATAAAGTACACCGTCACGGCAGTATGAAAAAGCCCTTGGAAATTCTAACAGAAGCTACAGGTGAAGGGTTGAACGCAACATATCTTGCTGAGTATTTGGAGGAAAAGTATTCTCGTTTATATAAATTGAATTCATAA
- a CDS encoding S8 family serine peptidase — protein sequence MTKKISSKKSFNIAVSLLMTLSLIAPGVASAETTSKLHQSLNNSNVNTIEKVSKRLLSDFKEDEKVTFLIKFKEKADTKKVVEEARKSSKKAKLSSKKSLMVQRSALVSELKATSLQEQQNVKDYLEQEEAKGNVKDINSYYIVNGMAVTATKEVAEKVASFAEVEKVLPNEMRQLFTTKTKEAVAPESEVANIEWNVQRVKAPDVWAMGIDGAGTVVASIDTGVQWDHPALKEKYRGYNSSTGQTDHDFNWFDATAGRATPYDDHGHGTHVTGTMVGSETNGSNQVGVAPGAKFISVKAFTANGGTDADLLEAAQWILAPTDSEGNARVDLAPDVVNNSWGGGPGLDEWYRDVVRNWRAAEIFPEFSAGNTTPTNPGGPGSVASPANYPESFATGATDINNVVGNFSLRGPSPYAEIKPDISAPGVNIRSSVPGGGYEGGWNGTSMAGPAISGVAALLRQVNANLTVEEMEQILLETAIPLTDSQYPQTPNHGYGYGLVNAYEAVSSIMNGIGKIGGQVTKQGEDDEAPVFEHSSPIETYEGMDLDLAVTVTDNISVSSVELSYLDGNNEWQTMVAPRISGDYKVGEYAVTVPGTSVTGGSFTYKWIINDFGNNVVNSEEYLVEVKPGITVGYFQDFETAAIGWSSFGNMNSWEWGVPTSGPGNAASGEKVYATNLEGKYDSNMNATLVLPPVDLPEGNSYLQFKHWHNFEQSSTGRAWDYGHVFISTDQQEWTQLQKYQGDSGSWIDGEVDLSAYSGQRVYLAFNAFSDGSVVRDGWYIDDVALTDIAQTENVSKDNKGNIGLDLIKVDDKEAMKEAIDPTKIRPSMPVKEELPVSEAPINPTLLPIGAQVSVLESGRSVYTNPADGTYSMTHVPGTFKMKAEAYGYHTNQQTVTIEADATAQANFTLDEIAQNTVSGTITDESTGEGIEGATLLLVEDANITPVETDASGNYSITAYEGNYTLKVIARGYHSKETSVTIGANALELSLALDPFYTYPGGEIGYDDGTAENAHAFNAAGNAWAVKMSLPEGKENGIVTDGVFRFWDTEWPVPGGTAFAVEVWDATGPDGTPGKKLTESINATALRNGQWTVVDLSEHNIVVNGDFYMVYRQTVANPNSPGLAADEDGTNAERSYQSVSGTWTASPAEEGNYMIRARVSYEVSAPVITSPTSDLATNKSAITIEGSASPTTTIKLKNNGGVAGSVVVGNDGKFAIQTELTEGLNVFTATSSLDGKVTGESAPVSVILDTVKPNLTIDSPKNGDKTNRETVTVEGSVADANLDWVKVNGQIAAVVNGKYSKRILLDTGANEITVVARDKANNSMSKTVTVHAKYVSPVITNLKPDQDLNLKTGKTVKIEFDSEPGLKSTFVIHMPLTNMGGQLQNATELPMTEQANGHYVGYYTVPKGTVANGAVIEVKAVDSFNNETRQTAKGKLYLNIKGNSNK from the coding sequence ATGACGAAGAAAATTAGTTCTAAAAAGTCTTTCAACATTGCTGTTTCTTTACTCATGACCTTGTCTCTAATCGCACCTGGAGTCGCGAGTGCCGAAACAACTAGTAAACTGCACCAGTCGCTTAATAATTCGAACGTGAATACAATCGAAAAAGTGAGCAAACGTTTGCTGTCGGATTTTAAAGAAGATGAGAAAGTTACCTTCTTAATAAAATTCAAAGAAAAAGCGGATACGAAAAAAGTGGTGGAAGAGGCTAGGAAAAGTTCTAAAAAAGCGAAATTATCTTCTAAAAAATCATTAATGGTCCAGCGTTCTGCATTAGTGTCTGAGCTAAAAGCGACTTCCCTTCAAGAGCAGCAAAATGTAAAAGATTATCTTGAACAAGAAGAAGCTAAAGGAAATGTTAAGGATATTAATTCGTATTATATTGTAAATGGGATGGCTGTAACAGCAACGAAAGAAGTTGCAGAAAAGGTAGCATCATTTGCAGAAGTTGAAAAAGTGCTACCGAATGAAATGCGACAACTTTTCACAACAAAAACGAAAGAAGCTGTGGCGCCTGAATCTGAAGTTGCCAATATTGAATGGAATGTTCAACGTGTTAAAGCTCCAGATGTATGGGCGATGGGAATTGATGGAGCAGGAACGGTTGTAGCGAGCATTGATACGGGGGTTCAATGGGATCATCCAGCATTAAAAGAAAAATACCGTGGTTATAATTCTTCAACAGGTCAAACAGATCATGACTTTAACTGGTTTGACGCTACAGCTGGACGAGCTACACCTTATGATGATCATGGTCATGGTACTCACGTGACTGGAACAATGGTAGGTAGTGAAACAAACGGTTCCAACCAGGTTGGAGTAGCTCCTGGTGCTAAATTCATTTCTGTAAAAGCTTTTACTGCAAATGGTGGTACAGATGCGGATTTATTAGAAGCTGCACAATGGATTTTAGCACCAACAGATTCTGAAGGAAATGCACGCGTAGACTTAGCACCAGATGTTGTAAACAACTCGTGGGGCGGTGGTCCAGGTCTTGACGAATGGTATCGTGATGTAGTCAGAAACTGGCGTGCAGCAGAAATTTTCCCTGAATTTTCAGCAGGAAACACAACGCCAACAAATCCAGGTGGTCCGGGTTCTGTTGCATCACCTGCAAACTATCCTGAATCATTTGCAACAGGTGCAACTGATATTAACAACGTAGTAGGTAATTTCTCTTTACGAGGACCTTCTCCTTATGCTGAAATCAAACCAGATATCTCGGCTCCAGGAGTAAATATCCGTTCTTCTGTACCTGGTGGTGGCTATGAAGGCGGCTGGAATGGAACATCAATGGCTGGACCAGCTATATCCGGGGTCGCGGCATTGTTGCGCCAAGTAAACGCTAACTTAACCGTTGAAGAAATGGAACAAATTTTACTTGAAACAGCAATCCCATTAACTGACTCACAATATCCACAAACACCGAATCACGGGTATGGATATGGTTTAGTTAATGCGTATGAAGCGGTGTCTTCAATCATGAACGGTATTGGAAAAATTGGTGGACAAGTTACGAAACAAGGTGAAGATGATGAAGCACCAGTCTTTGAACATAGTTCTCCTATAGAAACGTATGAAGGTATGGATCTAGACTTGGCTGTAACAGTAACAGATAACATCAGCGTTTCATCAGTTGAATTAAGTTATTTGGATGGAAACAATGAATGGCAAACTATGGTGGCTCCACGAATTTCTGGAGACTACAAAGTTGGTGAATACGCTGTTACGGTTCCTGGAACTTCAGTAACAGGGGGATCATTCACTTATAAATGGATCATCAATGATTTCGGAAACAACGTTGTCAATAGTGAAGAATATTTGGTTGAAGTGAAACCGGGTATTACTGTTGGTTACTTCCAAGATTTTGAAACTGCTGCAATAGGCTGGAGTTCATTCGGAAATATGAACAGCTGGGAGTGGGGAGTTCCTACTTCTGGACCAGGAAATGCGGCATCTGGTGAAAAAGTATATGCAACAAATTTAGAAGGTAAGTATGACAGTAACATGAACGCAACACTTGTTCTCCCTCCAGTTGATCTGCCAGAAGGTAATTCGTATCTGCAGTTTAAACACTGGCATAATTTTGAACAATCTTCAACAGGAAGAGCATGGGATTATGGTCATGTTTTTATTTCCACTGACCAACAAGAGTGGACTCAATTACAGAAGTACCAAGGTGATTCGGGTTCATGGATAGATGGTGAAGTAGACTTGTCAGCGTATAGTGGTCAACGAGTTTACTTGGCATTCAATGCATTCTCCGATGGCAGTGTTGTGAGAGACGGTTGGTATATCGATGATGTTGCTTTAACCGATATTGCCCAAACTGAGAATGTTTCAAAAGATAATAAAGGCAACATTGGTCTAGACTTAATCAAAGTTGATGATAAAGAAGCAATGAAAGAAGCGATTGATCCAACAAAAATCAGACCTTCAATGCCTGTAAAAGAAGAATTGCCAGTATCTGAGGCACCGATTAATCCGACTTTATTGCCTATTGGTGCACAAGTCAGTGTGCTTGAATCAGGACGTTCAGTATATACAAATCCTGCAGATGGCACATATTCAATGACGCATGTTCCTGGTACATTCAAAATGAAAGCGGAAGCTTATGGATACCACACAAATCAACAGACGGTGACAATCGAAGCTGACGCAACAGCACAAGCGAATTTCACTTTGGATGAAATTGCACAAAACACTGTAAGTGGAACAATTACTGACGAATCGACAGGAGAAGGAATCGAAGGCGCGACACTTCTACTTGTTGAAGATGCCAATATCACTCCTGTTGAAACAGATGCATCAGGAAACTACAGCATCACAGCTTACGAAGGAAATTATACACTCAAGGTAATTGCACGCGGCTACCATAGTAAAGAAACATCCGTTACAATCGGTGCAAACGCACTTGAATTAAGTCTTGCACTTGATCCGTTCTACACATATCCAGGTGGTGAAATTGGTTATGATGATGGAACAGCTGAAAATGCACACGCATTCAATGCAGCGGGTAATGCTTGGGCAGTGAAAATGTCTCTTCCTGAAGGGAAAGAAAATGGCATTGTTACTGATGGCGTATTCCGTTTCTGGGACACTGAGTGGCCAGTACCAGGTGGAACAGCATTTGCAGTGGAAGTTTGGGATGCTACTGGTCCTGATGGAACACCAGGTAAAAAACTCACAGAATCAATTAATGCAACAGCATTACGCAACGGTCAATGGACGGTAGTAGACTTATCTGAACATAACATCGTTGTAAATGGTGACTTCTACATGGTTTACAGACAAACAGTTGCGAATCCAAACTCACCAGGACTTGCTGCTGATGAAGATGGAACAAACGCGGAAAGAAGTTACCAATCTGTTTCAGGTACATGGACAGCTTCCCCTGCAGAGGAAGGAAACTATATGATCCGTGCTCGTGTAAGTTATGAAGTAAGTGCACCAGTCATTACTTCGCCAACTTCTGATTTAGCAACGAATAAGTCAGCTATTACTATTGAAGGCAGTGCATCACCTACAACAACAATTAAACTTAAAAATAATGGTGGAGTTGCAGGTTCTGTAGTAGTAGGAAATGATGGTAAATTTGCCATTCAAACCGAATTGACAGAAGGATTGAATGTATTTACAGCGACTTCATCTCTTGATGGTAAAGTAACGGGCGAATCTGCTCCGGTATCTGTTATCTTGGACACAGTGAAACCAAATCTAACAATCGACAGCCCGAAAAACGGAGATAAAACAAATCGGGAAACGGTTACAGTAGAAGGTAGTGTCGCAGATGCCAACCTTGATTGGGTGAAAGTAAACGGTCAAATTGCAGCAGTTGTAAACGGAAAATATTCAAAACGTATACTTTTGGATACTGGTGCAAATGAAATTACTGTTGTAGCAAGAGATAAAGCAAACAACAGCATGTCGAAAACAGTGACAGTACATGCAAAATATGTTTCACCTGTCATTACAAACTTAAAACCAGACCAAGATCTCAATCTTAAAACTGGTAAGACTGTCAAAATCGAATTTGATAGTGAACCTGGATTAAAATCAACTTTTGTAATCCATATGCCACTAACAAATATGGGCGGACAACTTCAAAACGCTACAGAATTGCCAATGACAGAGCAAGCGAACGGCCATTATGTTGGCTATTATACGGTTCCAAAAGGTACAGTAGCTAATGGTGCGGTAATCGAAGTAAAAGCAGTCGATAGCTTCAATAACGAAACACGCCAGACGGCAAAAGGTAAACTATATCTGAACATTAAAGGTAACAGTAATAAGTAG
- a CDS encoding transporter substrate-binding domain-containing protein, with product MKKKRLSLYIGLASMVFLTACGNDNAKESAKSTTAWDTIQEEGSITVATSGTLFPTSYRDEQSDELTGFEVEVVRELAKRLELDIEFKELGFDEMLTSVKTGQVDLAANDIEISEDRLENFIFSTPIKYSYGTAVVRKDDLSGIKSLEDLKGKKAAGASTSVYMEMARQYGAEEVTYDNVPNEVYLRDVSIGRTDVILNDYYLQTLAVAAFPELNITIHPDIKYSPSKIGLVINKENSELEDNVNRVLKEMLEDGTISEISAKFFNGADVSKEVNID from the coding sequence ATGAAGAAAAAAAGATTATCACTATATATCGGGTTGGCTTCGATGGTATTTTTGACTGCATGTGGAAACGATAATGCAAAAGAATCAGCCAAATCAACTACAGCTTGGGATACAATCCAAGAAGAAGGTTCAATAACTGTTGCAACTTCCGGTACACTTTTCCCAACTTCTTACCGGGACGAACAATCGGATGAATTGACTGGATTTGAAGTGGAAGTTGTACGTGAACTCGCAAAACGCTTGGAGTTGGATATAGAGTTCAAAGAACTTGGATTTGATGAAATGCTTACAAGTGTCAAAACTGGGCAAGTTGATTTAGCCGCCAATGACATTGAAATCAGCGAAGACAGACTTGAAAATTTCATCTTCTCCACTCCGATTAAATATTCATATGGCACAGCAGTAGTTCGCAAGGATGATTTATCAGGCATTAAATCTCTGGAAGATTTAAAGGGTAAAAAAGCGGCTGGGGCATCTACATCAGTTTATATGGAAATGGCCCGTCAATATGGAGCAGAAGAAGTTACGTATGATAATGTACCGAACGAAGTTTACTTACGTGACGTATCCATTGGGCGAACAGACGTTATTTTAAATGATTATTATCTTCAAACACTTGCTGTAGCTGCATTTCCTGAATTGAACATCACCATTCATCCGGATATCAAATACAGTCCGTCCAAGATTGGTCTTGTCATCAACAAAGAAAATTCAGAGCTCGAAGACAACGTCAATCGAGTGTTGAAAGAAATGCTTGAAGATGGAACCATCAGTGAAATTTCCGCAAAATTCTTTAATGGTGCGGATGTTTCCAAAGAAGTTAATATTGATTAA